The sequence GTGTTTATTGGGTCGGGTGATGACGTCTCACTGCTGTATCACCCTCGTTATGATGCGTTCCGACAGCCAAATAGTGGTGTTCATTTTAATCGATCTACTCTAAAATCGCGCCTGATCGATTGGAGCACGGTAAGTACATTTAGCACTGAAAATCGCCTTCTGCTGCTATGTCTGGTACTGGCAACGGCATCGTTTTTTGTCATTACGGGTGTTCTGGTAACGATTCTGCCGCTGACTTTTTTACAGGATATAGCCCGGATCGTGCTTGTCATTGTGCTTTGTATCGCCTGTATTTTCTTTACCTACGATAGCTGGAAATATTACGAGTACTATCAGGCCCTGAAACGGAATGGGCATCCGGTAACCGTTCAGGTGCTGGATACGCAGCGAATTTCTCATCGGCGAAGTTCCAGAACCAGCTCTGGGTGGTATGAGTATCGCGCAAGGATACTATATCAGCAACAGGAACGCATCATTCCAATCAGTAGCGATGATTTTGACGCGCTAAAACCTCCCGGCTCACTGCAGGCATATTATGATGAGTCGATGAATGATTTTATGTCGGTCGATTTCCCTCCTGATTACATCCGACTTTTTATCCCACTATTTTTTGGCTTTCTGGTATTCATGCTCATGCGTAACGGAATTTTCAGGAAGGAAACGGGTAACTTGGCTAACAGGTAATCAGGGCAATGGGATTCTGGAAGAAACTGCCTTCTGGCCCCTTAACTGCACGGATTCCCAAAAAGCCAGTTCGGCATGAACGCCCGTACGTGGGTCATTGACAAAATCGCTTACCGATTCATAGGAAGTCATAACACCCTGGTCGAGGTATCCGAAAGAGGTGCCGACGGTCAGGGCTTCCCGGCTGTCGTGCGTGACGAACAGGGCTGTCATCTGGTATTGCCGGGCCACCCGCCCGAACAGGTTTTGCATGGTAGCGCGTGTTTGCGCATCGAGGTTACCGAAGGGCTCATCAAGAAGTAACAGCCGGGGTTTTATGATCAGTGCGCGCCCGAACGAAACCCGCTGACGTTGCCCTCCCGATAACTGACTGGGTTGTTTTTTTCCCTGATTGCTAAGTTCCAGATCGGCCAGTAGTTCATGTACCTGGTGATCGACCTGTTCGTTCGTTACTTTTCTGATACGAAGCCCAAACGCTACGTTCTCAAATACATTCAGGTGCGGAAACAATAGCGGTTCCTGATAGAGATAAACGACCTGACGAAGTTCCGGAGGTACGCTCAGAATGCTTTGCCCATCCATGCGCACCTCGCCGGTATCCGGCGTTTCGAGTCCGGCCAGAATTTTTAGTAAGGTTGTCTTGCCACAGCCTGACCGACCCAGAACTGCCATCACCTGACCTGCCGGAAGATCGAATGTAAGGTTATTCAGGACAAGCGTTTGACCGAATTGTTTTGACAGGGAAGTTACGTCAAGCATAATGCGAAAATAAGACATTTTTCATTGACCAGCGGGCTCATGGTAAACGACTAGCTTACAGTAATGTCGCTTAGTCATACAACAGGTAGATCGGCTGGTCGCCATGTGTTTATAAGTAGGGCAGGAGTTGTCGCGAAGCGGGTTTTGTGGGGACTTAATTGCCGAGATGGCCAGCAATTGATTTAGAAAATTTAGGCAGAGTTCAGTTCGAAAAAAATCATCAGAACGTTCGCAGTAGCCGTGCCGCGCTTACCTCTTGCGTCACCAAAGAAACGTGGCACAGCATCCTGCGAACGTTCTGATGAATGGGAATACGATTTTCCGCCTTATCTGGATTGGTAGGTAACCTGTACAAGATGAACAATATAAGGAAAAAACTTGGTTTAAAGCAAATTGAAGCCTACATATCGATTTTTTGGCCTTATTGCACCTTCACTTCAACTGACCTGAACTAGAATGAAACTGGTGTTACGTGCTTTGGTAGTTTTGCTTGGACTACTCATTATTGTCTTGCTCGTGAATACAATCCGATTGACCTCGCATCAATTGACAAACGTACCACCAGCAACTCCGATCCATGTTCCCGATTCGGCAATTCAGCGGCTGGCGGGAGCCATTCGAATTCCCACCGTTTCGTACACAGATTACGCACTGACAGACACTACTCAATTTGATGAATTCCTGACTTATATAAAGGCCTCCTTTCCGCTTGTTCACCAACGGCTAAAACAGGAAACATTTAATCAATATGGCCTACTCTTTGAATGGGAAGGCCGCAATCCGTCCCTGAAACCGATCCTGTTGATGGGTCATTATGACGTGGTACCTGTAATTCAGGGAACGCAACGGATGTGGAAGAAACCACCTTTCGACGGCGTTATCGAGGATGGGTACCTCTATGGTCGCGGAACACTCGATGATAAAATGAGTGTAATCGGGTTATTGGAATCGGCCGAATATTTGTTACAAAGCGGTTTCCAGCCCGAACGCACCCTGTTTCTAGCCTTCGGACACGATGAGGAAACCGCAGGCTTTCTCGGTGCTCAGACGATTGCCGCAGCGTTGAAAAAACGATCAGTTTCACTGGAATATATTCTGGATGAAGGGGGAATCATTAAAACCGATGGTGTGTCAGGAATGCAAAAACCGGTAGCGCTGATCGGAATCAGCGAAAAGGGCTACCTGAGCCTGGAATTGACAGCGGTTGGAAAAGGCGGCCACTCGTCGATGCCTCCTCCGCAAACCAGCATCGGAATGGTGGCCGAAGCCATCAGCAAACTGG comes from Spirosoma aureum and encodes:
- a CDS encoding ABC transporter ATP-binding protein produces the protein MLDVTSLSKQFGQTLVLNNLTFDLPAGQVMAVLGRSGCGKTTLLKILAGLETPDTGEVRMDGQSILSVPPELRQVVYLYQEPLLFPHLNVFENVAFGLRIRKVTNEQVDHQVHELLADLELSNQGKKQPSQLSGGQRQRVSFGRALIIKPRLLLLDEPFGNLDAQTRATMQNLFGRVARQYQMTALFVTHDSREALTVGTSFGYLDQGVMTSYESVSDFVNDPRTGVHAELAFWESVQLRGQKAVSSRIPLP
- a CDS encoding M20 family peptidase; translation: MKLVLRALVVLLGLLIIVLLVNTIRLTSHQLTNVPPATPIHVPDSAIQRLAGAIRIPTVSYTDYALTDTTQFDEFLTYIKASFPLVHQRLKQETFNQYGLLFEWEGRNPSLKPILLMGHYDVVPVIQGTQRMWKKPPFDGVIEDGYLYGRGTLDDKMSVIGLLESAEYLLQSGFQPERTLFLAFGHDEETAGFLGAQTIAAALKKRSVSLEYILDEGGIIKTDGVSGMQKPVALIGISEKGYLSLELTAVGKGGHSSMPPPQTSIGMVAEAISKLEKHPFHARLNGGVDHLLDYLASEVSFGQRIVFANQWLFAPLIEKTLAQTKSGNASIRTTTAPTIFRAGAKDNVLPIDATATINFRLLPGDTVEGVIERVKEIIENDSITVSVLGKGNNPAAVSDPETPAFLTIHKTIKSVFPDVAVAPYIMLGATDSKFYSALSTAIYRFSPLPLNDEGTQTIHGTNERIGVKDYQNMIRFYVALIKNSQS